CCCCAAGGAGTGCTATGTCGAGCGAATACCGCAACTTTCTCGAGCTGTCGTATGAAGAGCTTGAGGAGATGAATCTGAAGGCCAAGGACCAGCGTAAGAAGCGTGTCGCGATCGACAAGCTGCAGGAAGAGCGTGTGAAGTGGCTGACCGACACCAAGGGCGTGAAGGCGGTTACGGTGCTGTTCTCGGACCTTGAGGGTCGGCTGCACATGCTTGACTACGACAAGAAGTTTCTGATCAAGAGCTTCGACAATCTGACCTTCGACGGCTCGTCGATCCGCGGCTTCACCGCGCAGCGGGAGAGCGATCTTCGCCTGGGCCTGGACTGGAGCGCGTTCTACTACGCGCCGGCCGACGTGTTCGGCCCCGGCAAGGTGCTGGTGTTCGGCGAGGTGATCGACAAGAACGGATCGCCCTACACGGGCGATGTTCGCGGCCTGCTCAAGACCTTCGCCAACGAGCAGTTCACCCAGAACGGCTACACCCTCAATGCCGCCAATGAGATCGAAGGCTTCCTGTTCGACGGCATCGACGCCGAGCGCAAGTATCACGAGACGGGCAAGTTCGAATACGTCAACCAGGGCGGCTACTACCACTCGCTGCCCGGCGATCCGCTGCGCGAGTTCATCGACCTCACCGCCGAAGTGCAGCGCTCGATGGGCTTCGAAAACGAGAAGGACCACCCCGAGGTGGCGCCCTCGCAGTTCGAGATCAACTACAGCTACGGCGACGCCATCGCGGCCGCCGACCAGATCCAGCTCTACAAGCTGATCTGCCGCCAGGTGGCCACGCAGATGGGCATGACGGCCAGCTTCCTGCCCAAGCCCGTCACCGGCGTGAATGGCTCGGGCATGCACACCAACGTGTCGGTCACCAAGGACGGCAAGAACATCTTCTGGGATCCCAACGGTCTCGAGAAGGTCTCCGGCTTCGCATGGGACTTCGTCGACCGCATCCTCTCGGCCGGCAATGACATCTGCCTGCTGTTGAACGCTTCCGTCAACGCCTATCGCCGTCTCGACCCGCACTTCGAGGCACCGAACCAGATCATGGCTTCGCCGGTCGACCGTGGCTCCATGGTCCGCATCCCCATCGGCAACGAGAAGTCGGCGCGCGTCGAGGTTCGCTCCGTCGGCCCGGACGCCAACCCATACCTGGTGATGCTCTCGGTCTTCAAGACGGGCCTCACCGGCAAGATCGCGCAGATCCCCAACCTGCGCCAGGCCAAGCGCTATCTGCCGGACAACATCTACACCGCGCTCGACGACTTCCGCAACTCCGCGTGGACCACGGAGCTGCTCGGCGCGGACGTGAAGGCGCGTTACGCCGACCTCAAGCAGGGCTCGGCGGATCGCTGCCCGCGCCTGCTCGGAACCATCGTCAAGGGCTGCGAAGTCCAGTTCCATCACGACGTCTACAACCAGCTCCTCTGGGGTCAGTTCTAAACCCCTGAAAACCGCATCTCAACGGAGAGACCGGATCGTTCGGTCTCTCCGTTTTTATCTCTCGAAACGCCGGAATTCGCGATAAGTCTTTCGGCCTGCAAAAGACTGAGTTCCTGTCCAATTCTTTCTTGGCCGCGACAACGTGCAGGTTTAAAAGAAAAAGGCGGTGAATGGGTTGCACCCACCCACCGCCCGAAGAGGAATTCCGGCGACTGATCCGCGCCGATTTTACCGGTCACACTTGTCAGCCATTCTGGCCGCCATCCGAGTGAACGGTGCGGTAGCTCGCGTTGCCTTTGGACCAGACAAGCAGCAACAAATCGCTACTGTTCGTGTCCTGGTGGATCTGGCTGGCGAACTGGTTCGCCGAGCCGGTTGGCTTGCGGTTTACCTGCAAAATCACATCGCCAGGCTGTAGTCCCGCATCATCTGCCGGGCTGGCCGGACGAACGTTCTCCACGACAGCTCCGTGCACGTTGTCGGGAACCTGAAGCTGCTGACGAACGTCCTGCGTCAGGTCTCCAACCGCAAGGCCGAGCTTGCCGGTCTGAGAGCCACCCTCGCCGTCGTTGTCTGCGACTTCCTGGTGGTCGCCACCGTAGGTTCCAATCTTGACGTCAATAGTCGTCGGCTTGCCATCGCGCAGCACGCCAAGCGAAATCGAGGTTCCCGGCGCAAGCTCGCTGACGGCAACCTGCAAAGCGCTGCTGTTGGCGATCCGCTGGCCATTGAGCGTGGTGATGACATCACCCTGCTTCAGCCCCGCGCGGCTCGCTGGAGAGTCCGGCGTCACCTGTGCCACGATCGCACCGGACGCATCCTGCAGGTTGAAGAACCTGGCGTTGTCCGGCGTCACATCGTTCATTGCAATGCCAACGTAACCGTGCTCCACCTTTCCGTGCTCGATGAGCTGCGTCGAAATCGCACGCGCCATCTGCGACGGAATCGCGAAGCCGGCGCCGGCAAAGGAACCGCTGTTGGAGATGATGAACGTATTAATCCCGACCAGCTCGCCGTGCGCGTTCACCAGTGGGCCACCGGAATTGCCGGGGTTGATCGCCGCGTCTGTCTGGATGTAGCCGCCGGGCTTCCGGGCGTTATCGGAATATGGATTCGGCCGATTGACCGCGCTCACGATGCCGCGTGTGACCGAGAACTGGAAATAACCGAACGGGCTGCCAAATGCGAGCACCGTCTCTCCGGGCTCCAGCTTGCTGGAATCGCCCCAAGAGATCGCCGGCAAATCGTGCGCGTTGACCTTAACCACTGCAAGGTCCGTCAGCTTATCCACGCCCACAACCCGGCCGTTCAGCACGCGACGATCATGCAGCGTTACCTTGATGTCCTTCGCGCCGTCGACCACGTGATCGTTCGTCACGATGTAGCCATCGGGCGAGATGATCACCCCGCTGCCGATTCCATGCTCCAACTGAGGCTGCTGCGGCTGCATGCGACCGCCGCCAAACCCTCCCAACGGTCCGCCAGGTCCAAAGAATTGCTGCAGTCCCGGAGGCAGTCCCTGCATCTGGCCTTCACCGCCACCCTGCTGCTGTACCTCGTCCATGGAAGGTCTCGAGGTCACCGCAATGTTGACGACCGCGGGCGTCACACGAGCGGCCACCGCCTCCATCGCGCTGTCCAGCGCAGTCAGCGCGGCAACACTATGGTCGTCCAGCGGAGAAGCCGTAACTGCCGAAGCATGCACCGCGTTGTGATTCACCAGCGCGACGGCTCCAACAGCCACGGCAGCGGATAGAACAGCAGGCGCCACATACCGGCCAGCGCCTGTAACTAAAGATTTAGTTGATAGAGACATGCAAATACCCCTCCGGGTGGTTGTGGTTAGAGTTGAACTAAGATCCAGCCGCCCTGCACCGGGAAGGCTGCGTAAAGTTGTTGCGAATCGTCAGCCGAAGTGAGCGTCACCACGGGCCTCAGGTTGGTCATACGATCACGCCACACGGGCACTTGCATCGTCGGCTCTGTCTGCCCGGCGCGCAACGTCCGCCGCCGGACGGAATGCTTGTGCATCACCGATGTTGTCAACACTGCATGCGCACCGCCCGGAACTGACATCACAGCCTTGGCCAGCGTGGGCCTCGCGCCCTGAATTCGATTAACTCGGTTCACTGCGAGTGCCGGCGCTTCGAACGAGCTCGCAGCCGCAACGGTCGCTGACGCGCTGCCAAACTGGACCAGGCGTGGGCTTCGCGCGAGCACAACCGAAAAAGCCAGCGCCCCGGCCAGTACAGCTCCGGTTGCAGCCCCCAGGAATTTCGGCGCCGCGCCGGGCTCAGCCGTCGTGAGAATCCGCCGGACGCGGGTCACCAGCTCGGACTCGCGCGCCCGATATCCAAACGCTCCCAACGCCCCGAGCGTGAGCGAGATCCCTCGTCGCAACATCGAGTCTTCTGCCAATCGCACGAGGCAGGCCGCATAGGCCTTCCGCGCCTTTGTGGCCCGCAGAACCCGGTCGTCGCACGCCAGTTCACGCTCAAAGCAAAGCCGGCGGTTCAGCCACAAGACAGCCGGGTTCCACGGCAGCAGCACCAGGCTCACCTGCTGCAGCAGGTTGGTCCAATGATCGCCGCGGCGAAGATGCCCCATCTCGTGCAGAACAATCTGCTCCAACTCCGGCTGAGAAAGACTGCCCAACAACTCTGGCGAGAGGAGGATTCGCGGCTGCAGGAACCCGACGACACTCGGCCTGTCCACAAGCTCGGACGCGCAGAGCGGCACTCTACGCCTGCCGAACTGCAAGAGAGGCGCGATCGCCGGATCTACCTCGACCGGTTGCGCACTCCGGGCCAGCACACGCAATCTCGCGGCGCTCAGGCAGAGCTGTATACACCGGAATAGGGACAACAGACCCCACAGGCACATGAGCCCAAAGCCCCAGGCATCCGCCAGATGCAATGCGCTGCCGCCGCCCGTTCCTGTCCGGGGGACGATCACTGAAAGGCCTGCCAGAAACAGGATGAGCACAAGGACTGCCGTCCACACGGCGGATCTCATGCGGGCCGGCACTCCGGGTACGAGCCGGAAGCAGAGCCCGACAGCTCCCGTCAGCAAAACTCCCTGCCAAACCGACGCTACAAGTACGCCGGCTGCAGCCGGGGAGACCCCATGAAGCACATCGAGAACAGGCGCCATCGCTTACGCCTCCTCCAGCGCATCTGCCGGCTGCTCGTGCTCGCCCGGAGCGGCCTCGGCAATGGCTTTCTTCAATCGCTCCAGCTCTTCCGGCGTGGCATCCGCATCGCCCAATAGCGATAACACCAGCCGTTCCCGGGAGTTCCCAAAGAACCTCTGCAATACATGCCGAATCTCGCTCTGCCGAGCCTCTTGTTCCGCGACACAGGCGCTATACAGGAAGGCGCGCCCTTCCTGCCGATGCCGGACGTACCCTTTCTTCTCGAGGATCCGAATGGTCGTTAGCACCGAGGTATAGGCCAGCCGAGTCTCCTTGGGCAGCGCCTGCACCAAGTCAGAGACTGCCGACTCGCCGCGCGCCCATAACAGGCGCATGAGCCTCAGTTCAGCCTCGGTCAGCGTGTTGGAGCGCTTCGGCGGCAATTTCGTCCCTCAAATGCTCAGACGAGCAACTAATGGATTAGTTAGCACTATGTCGTCGACGTCTTTGAATCCTCTCCGCCGGAGCCCACCAGCAGGGTCGTGTCCGCCCGTGGGTGGTGTCCCACGCTAAGTAGTGAAGCGCTAAGCAGGGCCTGAACCGTGAGCGCAGAGTTTTCCGCTCCGGCCGCGCTCGGCCGAGGCCGTAACACCAGCAAAGTCGGTTGACTCAGCGTATGTAATGCGCGGACCTTACGTTCGAACCCACGCGCCCGCCGCAACCACAGACGCGAACAGAATCGTGAACTCAAAGAGGGAATCAATCTGCGGCAAGATGATCGCCTGTATGCGAAGCCAATGACGCGTGCGCCAAGGATAATATCCGCAAAGCTGCGAGGCGAGGCGCCGGTATTGCCGAGAGCCGTGAGCACGCAAGTAAACGAGATAACAGGCGAGTGCGCTCAGCGTGCGAATCGCATGTGCTCTTTATTTTGTGAACGCGTCTGTTCAGAAAATCGCACAGCGGCGATCCTCGGCGGGTTTGGGCCAGAATGTTCCACGTGGAACATATCTTTGTAAATAAGAAATTTGGAAAGCGCAGATTTCTGGATTGCGGCTCGCGAATAGCCGATTACTGACCAATCCTCTCGTGCTGGCGGGGCCAGCGATTAGCGGCCCGGCGGGAGGTAACGAACGGCGTAGAGGTTGATTGGCTTGCGGAGCGGCCAGGGGCGGTATTGGACGGGAGCAAATGGAGCTTCGCCGTAGCAGATATCCCGGAAAAGCGAGACGCCATAGAGAGCGTGGATGTGAGGCGTGTAGGCATACCAGGTGGCGAGGCAATCATCTGCCGGCTGAGGAGGCGGGGGGATGTATCCGTTCGCGGGGACTTTGAGAAGCCGGTTATTGAGGTGAGTCGCAATGTCCAATTCGGTGTCGAAATTGTAGTCCCAGCTGCCGTCGATGGCGGTGAATGGCACGCCGCTGGCGTGAATCTCATTGGCGAGATCAACGCGTGCGCGGTCAAGGGCGAAGGTGTTGTGAGTGACGAAAATCCCGTACACACACGTTATGGCTACCAGTGGGACGGACGCTAATGAGAGATGAGGTTGCATTCGCTCCTGGTAGAGGCGAACGAGGACGATCATGGCTGGACCGAGAAGGTTGAGGGCGTAGCGGTCGTAGATGTTGTAGGTGGTTCCGACGGTGGCTCCCAAGAGGACCAGGTAGGCGACAGAAAACGGCAAGAGGAGAACACCGAGCTGTTTCCAGGTCGGGCCGCTGCCGGCTGTCAACGGTGCGGACTTAGCGGTTCCCGCCTGAAATGCAACGGCTATGACGCCAAGCAGCCCCGCAATGCAAAGGGCGGTCAGGATGACTCTTGGCTTTGTGTGTAGGAAGTCGGGGATGCCTGCGAGTCCCGAAAAGACTCCAGAGACATTGACGAAGCTGCCCGCACTGGCTGCTGTCGGTTCGAGGCGGATGAGTGGCTCGAGCTCCTTGCGCCAGTGGAAGGCAATGGCGACATACGCGACCAGCACAGCCAAGAGCAGGTAACCGACGTAGCGCTTGGTCTTGAAGATGCCAGGAACAAAAAGTGCGATGACAGGAAAGACGAGGAAAGGGATCTCGAGAAGGATAAGGCTCAACTGCAATAGTGCGACCCGCAGAGGAAACGGCCTGACAATGAGCGGTACGGGAACTGCATAAGGCTGCCTGGCGAGCCAGTGCATGCAGCCAAGAATGAAGAGGAATGAAATCGCGGTGGCTGCCAGACCTGGCAGCAGTACGCGCCTGCGGGCGCGCAGCAACCAAAGTGCGCAAGGCACCATGACGATGTCGCCGAGCCATGCTATCTGACGGGATGTGCCGAAAACGGCACACGTTAAGACGGCAAAACAGACCCAACCGATTGCGGATCGATCGGAGGATGCTTCTATCGCACGAACACAGCCGTAGAGACAGAGAGTTGTGGCAAAGAGACCGGCGATGTCGGTCATGAATGTGACCGACAACATTAGATAAAGCGGCGAAAGGACGACAGCAAGAGTGGCAAGAGTGGCGTTCCGGCCGGAGCCGCCGGTTCTGACCAGCGTGCGATGAAAGACGAAAGCCGTGACCGCGGCAAGCAACAGTGTGCTCATGCGGACGCAGGTGGCGGAAAAGCCGAAGAGCTTTATAAAGACGGCAGCGATGCAGAGCTGAGCGGCCATCAGCGCGGCGCCCCAACCGTTGTAAACGATATGACCTGTATTCGCGAAGGTGTGAGCCATACGAATGTATGGCCCGTCGTCGCAAATGCTCATCGTAGTGAACGGCTTGCTGATCAGTTCGCAGACCACAACGCCCAATGCGCAAAGCACTGCCTCGATGCGAAACTCGCGAACGGCCTTGCCCTTGGTTACGGGAGCGATGAGTGTCACGGTTTGGGCAGCGGTCTCGATAGACATCTTCTAACGGTTAGAACTTCACTCGCCGCTGGGAGTGTTGTCGCTTAATACCGGCTTGCGCCCGACGACAAGAAACTGGCGGCCGAAGAGTTTCCAAGCCAGTGGGAGCTTGAGATAAAGACCGACCTTCCAAAGAGCCGGCTGCTGCCCCATGGACATGGTGTATGGCAGAAATCGATCAACTAACTGCTCGACCTGCAAGCCGCTCAGATTCATCAGCTCTGCAATCGACAGTTCGGTTAAGGGGAGGTAATGATCGAAGAAATCCCAGTAACTTCCGGGAAGAAATTTGACGTTCGGCCCCAGGGCGATCAAGCGGCCGCCGCGTTTGAGGCAGCGGTGGGCTTCCATCATGGTGAGCAGCAGGACTTTCTTGGTCGGGAGATGTTCGAAGAAGTTACTAGTGAAGACGATATCGAGGGAGTTGTCCTCAAATGGCCAGGGCATGCTGCAATCCTGCTCCAGGAACTCCACATTGGGTCCGACCTGCTTCCTGGTCGCTGGATTGAGATCCATCGCGTACTTCTTGTCCGCGGTGATGTTGTTGATGAACTCGCCGTAGCCGCAACCGAGGTCGAGCACGGCATCCGCGGGCTTCACCCACTTCGAGAAGAACTGCGAGGTGAGCAGCTTCCAGATTCGGTTCCGATAGTTCTCGTGACCAGTGAAACGCGTCGTGTATAGCTTTTGAAGGTCTTCGGGCAGTTCTGACCCGGGCCTGATTGGTTTCAAGAAGCCTCCCAGACTGACGCGATTTTCGTCTGTTCTGTGATGTCAGTGAAGATGAACTCGAACTTGTCGTCCCTAGAGAGGCGTTCGAGAACGTTATTCACCTCAGTATAGAAGGGTTCTCAGCAATGGGCGAGCGACCAGGTGTAGCTCCGAACTGCCAATAACTTGCGGCCTAGCGAAGCGGACCGACGGGTGAGCCCGGAAAATCGCGGACACTCGATTCCCGGACAACCAACTTCGGTGGCAAGAGGATGGAGCTGACAGGCAGATCAGGCGTTGCCACAATCTGCAGCGCAAGTTCTCCCGCGCGTGATCCCAGCACTTCGAGCTGTTGATCAACACTTGTGAGCGGCACGCGCAGGTATTTCGCATAGCGCAGATTGCCGGTACCGACGATGGCAACATCTTCGGGAACAGCGAGGCCAGCCGACCTCACCGCCTCGATAGCGCCGATGGCTGTGAGGTCGTTGTAACAGAAAACTGCATCAGGCCGGGTGCGGAGCTTCAGCAACTCCTGCATGGCCTGGTAACCTGACTCGTCGCCTGATTCCTCAACGCGCTCTCGTGTAACGATGAGCTCTTCGGGCGATTCGATTTCATGCCGGTGAAGCGTATCCCGATAGCCTCGCCGCCGCTCAATCGCGGGGCTCATAGAGCGGCCGCCGATGTGCGCGATGCGTTTTCGCCCGGTGGTGATCAGGTGCTCTGTCGCAATGCGGCCAATCTCGTAATCATCCGATCCGACGAAGTGAGCCGACAGGTAGGGGAAGTTTCTGTCAACGAGGAGAAATGGTGTCTTTTCATCGCCAAGCTGATAGAAGCTTTTGAGCTGTGCCTGACAAGATGCGATGAGCAGTACATCGACGCTGCGCCCGAGAAGAGTCCTGATCTCCTGCTGCTCCAGCTCGGGGTTCTCCTCCGAGGAAGCGAGCAGCAGGCCCATCTGAGCATGGCGAAGCGTGCCGGCTAGAGCCTTGGCGAACTCCGCAAAGAATGGATGCACGAGGTCCGGCACAACCAAGCCAACGGTATAGGTACGGCCGCTAGCCAGACCGCGCGCGAGCATGTTGGGCTTATAGTTCAGCTCTCGCATGCGTTTGAGCACACGCGCGCGCGTTCGTTCGCTGACGTCGCGATTGCCGCGGAGGACCTTGGAGACTGTGACTGTCGATAGGTCCAGATCCTTCGCGATATCTTTGAGACGAATGGCCAAGAAAGCTCTCCGCGCGAGGCACGACGAACGCATTGCACGCCGTTCAGACACTCGCAGTTGCTTGGTTACAAAGTATTGACGTCCACAGCGATGATATAGATTCAGCCCCGGTTACCGAGCGACTGTAGGATGATGCTCTGGCGAGGGTACGCCTCCACTCTTTGCACCAGGGGCAAGCAAATCATCCCGGCAACCTGGCGGTGCGTTGATGATGTTGCAGCGGGCAGGCAGGCCACCCGCGAAACCGACGCTATACCCGGTCCATTTCGATGGCTCCGAGAGCGGATAGTCGGTACTGATCATCTGCGCACCGGAGTGTAGCAGCTCATCTCTTCGAGTTGTGTCATTGGTGCGTGCGGCCATTGTGTTCTCGTCGGCGCGCGCGCGAACGATATAGCCCTGGCGGACGAGTTGATCGATAACCTGCGGCGAGCCCTCATTCTCTTCGACAAAAGCAGCGTCCGGCTTACCGGGGTTGGAGTTGGTAAACAACACACGTCCCTGCAGAAGAGGATGACCGGTGGTATAGGGCGGTCCAGCGTTCTTCTGGTCCATCAAAAAGATCACTCGGCCGCGGGATTTTGCAAGCGTGGGCCAATTCCCTGCCCGGACGGCGGCGTCCAGCGTGGGATAGCTTCCACGAACTTCGTCGGGCAGTATCATTTCTCGATCCGGGAAGACCGAACGAATCTCTTTGTCGAGCCGATCAAAGGTCTCGGTCGTGAAGAGCTCGGCTTCTACGCTGTTCGGGATGGATTGCGTGCGTCCATGTTTGGTCTCGATCAACAGAAACAGGGGAACGTGCTCAGGGTGCGCTTTCGACCATGCGCGAATCTCGCGCAGACAATCTGTGAGTAGAAGGCAGGAGCTGCGCTGGTTCAGATCCGCGATGTGAATGACCTTGAAGCCCGGCTTGTCCATCTCGTGATTTGGATCGAAGTCCGGATCGGGCGGCAGACCGGCCTGCTTCGTCAGTTCAACAATCTTGGGATGGGCGAAGCGGCCGCCTTTGGGATCCTGGGCGATGTCGATCTCGAGCTGCCGAACGCCGCCATCGAGCTGGGCGGTTAGCGACGCGTGGTGATACTCGAGACCTTCATATGCTTTCGGGTTTTGCCTGCGCGCGTACTTCTCTTCGCTGGGCGCAAACCCAAGGTTATAGCTGTTGTGCGACCCGATTACCTGGATCTGGTTCAGGTGTACCAGCTTGTCCTGCGCAGCGGTCGTTTGCGCTGCCGCGAACGTCGCGATCCCGCTGAATCCGACTAGAAGCGCAGCCGGAACCGTCCAATTGTTGAGCCCCTTTTTCAGTCGATCTGCAGGCAACGATGCTCGTCCTTTCGTTGTTGATCCAGAGATGTGCCGTGCACCAAGAAGTTTGGGAGCAGAATACTGCTCCCTGAGGAAGTGAATGCAGTTTAGAAGATGATCTTGCCGGCGAACTGCATCTGGCGCGCCGGGAAGTAGCTAGTGATAGAGCCGAACGAGCTGCCATCGGTAATGGCACTGTCGGGCGCCTGCCAATTGGTGACGTTGAACGCGTTGAAAACCTCCGCACGGAAATCGAGCTTCAGCCGTTCGAAGCCGAGGCCGAATTGCTTGTGCAGGCCGAGGTCGGTGTCGAAGTACTTGAAGCCGCGCAGGTTGTTGCGCGAGACGTTGCCATACGCGCTGGTGTTTCCGTAGAGCGCATAGGATGGGACAACGTAGCTAGCCAGTGGGAGGTAGTTTTGGAGGCCGGTGTACTTCGTCGGCTTCGCCCACGAGGACTTCCCGTTGCGCCACGGTGTTCCGGGCAGGTGCTGTGGCCGCAAAGTCGCGAGGTCCGTTGTGAACAGCGGACCGGCCGCGGTAGAGCTCGACGCGGAACTCGAATAGGTGATGTTGAACGGAAGGCCGCTGGTCATGGTGTTGATCATGGTAAGCTCCCAGCCGCCGAGCACCTGCTGCATCAGGCCGTTCGCATCATGCCCCCAACGCTGACCGTGACCGTAAGGCAGATCCCAAACGATCGAGGTGGTGTTATCAATCGGCTGGTCATAGCTTGATGGGCCGTAGTCATTGCGCGGGTTGGCAAAGTTCACGCGCGAGTTGTCGCCGTTGCCGGTTTCCAGATGGCCGGAAGCAAGATCGAAAGCCCGGCTGTAGGTGAATGAATTGAGCAGGTAGAGCGCGCCGAATCGCTTTTCGACTTTGAGCTGTAGTGCGTTGTAGCTGGCAGAGCCTTCATTCAGCGCAATCTCGATGTCACCGAAGGTCGGCACGGGCCGGCGGGCCTGATACGTCTGACCGGCCGCGTTGCACGCCGTGACCGAAGCCAGAAGGCATGGGGCAGCCTGGTTGTAGTCCGCCAGAACCTGAATGTGGCGGCCCACGTTGCCAACATAGGCCAAATCCAACAGGATGTTGCCAGGCAACTGGCGCTGCACGCCTGCGAAGTAGCTCTGCACATAACCGGTCGCAAAGTTCGGCGGGATGTAGCGAGAGGTAACGTTCAGCGGATTGAAGTAAGCGGGGCTGGTCAGGCCGGCGGCATAACCCTGCTGGGTCTGACGGAAGCAGTTCGTCTGCACCTGCGTATCGTTCACGCAGAGGTTGGATCCCACTGGCGTAACGAACGGAGTTGGGTTGTTGATGGAGGCGTTGACTACATCAGGACCGTTGTAGGTCAGGTTATTTTCGCCTCCCTCACGGTTGTACTGTACGAACACCAGACCATAGCCTGCGCGAAGAGCAGTCTTTGAGTCGAGCGCATAGGCGAGACCCAGGCGCGGCGCGAGGTTCTTAGAGGGGACATGCACAAGCGCGCGGTTGTAGATGCTGCCGTTTGAGGCCTGCGTGAGCGTGTTCGTGACTGGATTGAAGTTGGCGAGGTGATTGTCGCGCTCGAACTGAGGGGTCATCACTTCGTAGCGGAGACCGACGTTCACCGTCAGCTTTGGTGAGAGTGAGACGTCATCCTGGAAATAACCAGCGAAGTAGCGCTGACGAAGATTCACAATGGTGTAGTTGGTGAGCGAGTAGGAACTGCGGTTGCCGAAAAGAAAGTCGGCGACCTCCTGAGCCTGGGCGATCTGAGTATCAGTGGAAGCGGCCGGAAGGCAGGCAACGGCGGGGTTCTGGGCGCAGGTGGGGAAGAAGGGATTACCGCCAACCGTCGGCCCCGCGGCGAACCTACTGGCATAGTTGTCCTGACCGTAGCTTGGATTGAAGTCGTTTACCTGGGTGTGTATAAGCTGCTGCTCGTAACCGAACTTCATCGATTGTTTGCCGCGTACCCAGGTGTAGTTGATCTTGGGGTTGAAGATGGTGGGATCCTGGAACTGCGGGCTCGCAGGCTGATTGCCGAGCTGCGTAAAGCCGCTGATCGACTGTGCGTTCAGTGTGCGGACGATGTTCGGATCGGTTGGCAGGCCATCCGTGATGCCGTACTTGGTGAGAAGCGAGGGCTGTCCCTGCGTGTACGGCGATTTGGCACCAATGTTGCGGGTCCAGCCGAAGCGAATGTCCAGCAGCTTGTTCTGGCTGATGATCCAGGTTGCGCCGCCGGCGATCTGGCGGTTCTGGACATTGACGTTTGAGTTTGCGTTGCCGCCTGCAGGACCACCTACTGTGGGAGGATCAAAGATTTCTTCGCGGTGCTCGGTATAACGAGCAAACAGTTGCCAATGCGCGTAGTGCTGGTCAACGCGGATATCACCTTTGTCGTCGTTGATGCTGCCGCGCGGAGCGTTTGAATAGTTGTTGGTGTAGTAGTTGGAGGTGGTCGGATCGGAGCTTACATTATTCGCGGGCAAAGCGGCAAGTACAGCCAAGGCAAACGGCGTTGAACCGGAAGAGATATCGCCGCTCGTGTACGTAACGCCGGTGACTGGATTGTAGAGTGGGATCGGTTTGGTCGGATCGCCGTTGTAGAAGAAGTGACCGAGACGTTGCTGCGCGTTGGGCAGCGATACTGGCGCGAGCTGATAATTGAAGATCTGACGGAGCCCCTCATAGTCGGCGAAGGCGAAGATTTTGTCCTTGATGATGTGGCCGCCGAAGGTGCCGCCGAACTGATTGCGGATGAGCTTCGGCTTTTGGTTCGTGATCGGCTCAATCGGTCCAACGGCATTCAAGCTGGTGTTGCGAATGTAGTCCCAGGCATGGCCGTGGTATTCGTTGGTACCGCTGCGCGTGGACACATTGATGACCGCGCCGGGCATGCGACCATACTCGGCGGAGTAGTTGTTCGTCTCCAGGCGGAACTCGCTGACCGCGTCGGGCGATGGCGAGATGTTCTCGTTTTCGAAGCCCTGGTTCGATGTGCCGTAGTTGGAGTTCTCGAGGCCATCGATCAAAAACTCATTGAACTCCGAGCGCTGGCCGTTGATGTTGAAGGC
This genomic interval from Acidobacteriaceae bacterium contains the following:
- a CDS encoding M56 family metallopeptidase, with product MAPVLDVLHGVSPAAAGVLVASVWQGVLLTGAVGLCFRLVPGVPARMRSAVWTAVLVLILFLAGLSVIVPRTGTGGGSALHLADAWGFGLMCLWGLLSLFRCIQLCLSAARLRVLARSAQPVEVDPAIAPLLQFGRRRVPLCASELVDRPSVVGFLQPRILLSPELLGSLSQPELEQIVLHEMGHLRRGDHWTNLLQQVSLVLLPWNPAVLWLNRRLCFERELACDDRVLRATKARKAYAACLVRLAEDSMLRRGISLTLGALGAFGYRARESELVTRVRRILTTAEPGAAPKFLGAATGAVLAGALAFSVVLARSPRLVQFGSASATVAAASSFEAPALAVNRVNRIQGARPTLAKAVMSVPGGAHAVLTTSVMHKHSVRRRTLRAGQTEPTMQVPVWRDRMTNLRPVVTLTSADDSQQLYAAFPVQGGWILVQL
- a CDS encoding Do family serine endopeptidase gives rise to the protein MSLSTKSLVTGAGRYVAPAVLSAAVAVGAVALVNHNAVHASAVTASPLDDHSVAALTALDSAMEAVAARVTPAVVNIAVTSRPSMDEVQQQGGGEGQMQGLPPGLQQFFGPGGPLGGFGGGRMQPQQPQLEHGIGSGVIISPDGYIVTNDHVVDGAKDIKVTLHDRRVLNGRVVGVDKLTDLAVVKVNAHDLPAISWGDSSKLEPGETVLAFGSPFGYFQFSVTRGIVSAVNRPNPYSDNARKPGGYIQTDAAINPGNSGGPLVNAHGELVGINTFIISNSGSFAGAGFAIPSQMARAISTQLIEHGKVEHGYVGIAMNDVTPDNARFFNLQDASGAIVAQVTPDSPASRAGLKQGDVITTLNGQRIANSSALQVAVSELAPGTSISLGVLRDGKPTTIDVKIGTYGGDHQEVADNDGEGGSQTGKLGLAVGDLTQDVRQQLQVPDNVHGAVVENVRPASPADDAGLQPGDVILQVNRKPTGSANQFASQIHQDTNSSDLLLLVWSKGNASYRTVHSDGGQNG
- a CDS encoding glutamine synthetase family protein → MSSEYRNFLELSYEELEEMNLKAKDQRKKRVAIDKLQEERVKWLTDTKGVKAVTVLFSDLEGRLHMLDYDKKFLIKSFDNLTFDGSSIRGFTAQRESDLRLGLDWSAFYYAPADVFGPGKVLVFGEVIDKNGSPYTGDVRGLLKTFANEQFTQNGYTLNAANEIEGFLFDGIDAERKYHETGKFEYVNQGGYYHSLPGDPLREFIDLTAEVQRSMGFENEKDHPEVAPSQFEINYSYGDAIAAADQIQLYKLICRQVATQMGMTASFLPKPVTGVNGSGMHTNVSVTKDGKNIFWDPNGLEKVSGFAWDFVDRILSAGNDICLLLNASVNAYRRLDPHFEAPNQIMASPVDRGSMVRIPIGNEKSARVEVRSVGPDANPYLVMLSVFKTGLTGKIAQIPNLRQAKRYLPDNIYTALDDFRNSAWTTELLGADVKARYADLKQGSADRCPRLLGTIVKGCEVQFHHDVYNQLLWGQF
- a CDS encoding BlaI/MecI/CopY family transcriptional regulator, whose translation is MPPKRSNTLTEAELRLMRLLWARGESAVSDLVQALPKETRLAYTSVLTTIRILEKKGYVRHRQEGRAFLYSACVAEQEARQSEIRHVLQRFFGNSRERLVLSLLGDADATPEELERLKKAIAEAAPGEHEQPADALEEA